GTAGCGGCCACACCCATGATCTGCCGCTCACGAACAGCGAGGTCCAGTCGATCGCCCAGGGGACGCAGGTGTCGAAGAACTTCACCGACTTCCAGCATCCCCACTTGTACACCTTCAACTGATCGTACGGTCTCGCCGACAGGAGTTGTGTTCAGGCGCCGTTTCCATCGACCTCGCCAACGAGGAGGAGTCATGCCGCGTTCCGCCATGCTCGTTGCCGTGTTTCTGTTCTTGTCCCTCGGCGCCGCCCTCGCCTCGGCCCAGATCCCGGACAAGTTCACCAACCTGAAGGTGTTTCCTGCCGACACTCCCAAACGGGAGTTGGTGGATCGCATGCGCGAGTTCACCGGCGCCCTGGGAGTGCGCTGCAACCACTGCCACGTCGGCCAGGACCCGAATACCCTCGAGGGCTACGACTTCGCCTCCGACGACAAGGAGACCAAGCGCGTCGCCCGCGCCATGCTGCAGATGGCTCGTGAAATCAACAGCCATCTCCTGCCCACGACAGGCCGGCAGTCTCCCATGGAGGTGCGTTGCGTTACCTGCCACCGCGGCGTCACCAAGCCACAGACGCTGGACCAGCTCCTCACGGCGGAGATCGCCAAGGGAGGGGTCCCCGCCGCCACGGCGCGCTATCGCGAGCTGCGCCAGCAGTACTACGGCTCGGGTTCCTACGACTTCGGCCCCCGGGCGCTCAACAGCGTGGCCGAGAACCTGGCACGCGGGCAGAACAACGTGGACGGCGCCATCGAGGTGGCGAAGCTCAACGTGGAGTTCAACGGCGACAAGGGCGAGAGCCACCTGGGTCTCGCGGGGCTGTACGCCACGAAGGGCGACAAGGACGCAGCGATCGCCTGCATCGAACGGGCTCTGGCGATCAACCCGGAAGACGGGCGCGCCAAGCAAATGCTGGAACGGGTGCGCTCGGGCAAATGAGTCGAGGAATCCCGGCTGCGAACGGATGGACAGGCTGCCGCCCCCACCTTCACCGAGGCCCGGCATGAGCCCTGCATCCGGACCGCGACGCCGGGGACGTTGGATCTTGCTCGGCCTCCTCCTCGCCTTCGGCATCGCTCAAGCCATGCCCGTGGAGCGCACCAACCCGCCGGTCGAGTGGGACGTGGACGCTCCCGCCGAGGTCGCGGCGATCCTGCGCGGCGCCTGCTACGACTGCCATTCCCACGAGACGCGCTGGCCCTGGTACAGCCGGGTGGCGCCGGTGGCCTGGATCGTGGCGCGGCATGTCGAGCATGGCCGGGGAGACCTCAACTTTTCCCAATGGCCGCGTCTCGACTTGGAGGCGCAGGAACATGCCTTCCATGACATCGAGGAACAGATCTCGCACCGGAAGATGCCGCTCCGCAGCTACACCTGGATGCACCCCGAGGCGCGCCTCACCGAGGCGCAGCGCCAAGCGCTCCTCACCTGGTGCAACCCGTGAGCTAGTGCCCGCCGCTGTTCTTCGCCACCTGCGTCTCGTGCGCCGCCATGGCGCGCTTGATCCACGGCACCATGACCGCGATGACGACGGCCGCCGCGAGAGCGGTGACGCAGTTGATCCAGAAGATGCCCACCAGCGGAATCTTCTCCCAGAAGCCGGCGAGCACGCCTGCCAGCTTGTTGCCGATCGACGTCGCCAGGAACCAGCCGCCCATCATGAGCGCCGTCACCCGCGTCGGCGAGAGCTTGGACACCATCGACAAGCCCATGGGGCTCAGGAAGAGTTCGCCGACGGTGATGACGCCGTAGGTCCAGAAGAGCCACCAGGGGGAGACCTTGTGCTCGCCGTCTCGGCTCAAAGTCACGGCGGTCACCATGAGCAGCGTGGAGACGGCGGTGATCAGCATTCCCCAGGCGATCTTGGCCGGCGTCGAGGGCTCGCGCTTGCGGCGCCGGAGCAGGGAGAAAAAGCTCACCACCACCGGCGTCAGCACGACGACGAAGAACGGATTGATCGACTGGAAGAGCTCGGTCGAGATGAGCGTGGCCTTCTGTCCCGCCGCCGGCCGCTCGGCGGCCACCACGTTGTGCCAGTAGGAGCCCTTGCCATCGGGATCGACGATGCCAGTGCAGCTGGCATCGCTGGCGACGCAAATGGTGGCGTCCTGGTCCATGTAGAGCGTTTGCAGCACCGGCGCCAACGCCCCCGCCTCGCGACGCGTGTTCTCTTCCGCCCAGTAGGTGAGAGACGAACCGTTCTGATGGAAGATCATCCAGAAGACGACGACCACGGCGAACATCGCCAGCATGGCGCCGATGGGACCCTTCTCCTGCACCGGCGCCCGCGCCCACAAGAGCACGTAGTACACCACCACGGGCAGCGCCGCGGCGACGAAGGCCGCCGTCTGCGGGGAGCCGAACGCATGACCCAGGAAGCGGTAGCCGAGGAAGCCGAAGACGAGCGCCGGTAGCATCACCTGCAGAAAGAGGCTGCGCAGGACGCCGCCCTGCGCCGCCGAGCCGTCACCGCGATCCTTGGCGCCGGCGATGAGCTTCTGCCCGGAGATGAAGACGATCACGCCGATGAACATGCCGATGCCGGCGGCGGCGAAGGCATAGGGCCAGCCGAAGCGGTTGCGCAAGATGGCCGCCACGAAGTTGCAGACGAAGGCTCCGACGTTGATGCCCATGTAGAAGATGTTGTAGCCCGCGTCCTTGAGCGGGCTGCCTTCGGGATAGAGCCGTCCCACGATGGTGCTGATGCAGGGCTTGAAGAAACCGTTGCCCAGGATGATCAAGCCCAGCGCCGCCCAGAAGCCCCCTCTCCCAGGGAAGAGGGCGATGCCGAGGTAGCCGATCCCCATGAGGATGCCGCCCAGGATGACGCTTCGCCGGTAGCCCAGGTACTGGTCGGCGAGCAACCCACCCAGGAAGGGCGTCAGGTAGACGAGGGCGATGAAGGTGCCGTAGATCTCCGCGGCCTGGGTGTGATCGAGGCCGAGTCCCCCCTTGGCGCTGTCGATCATGTAGAGCGACAGGATGCCGAGGATCAGGTAGTAGCCGAAACGCTCCCACATCTCGGTGAAGAAGAGCACTCGGAGCCCGATCGGATGGTTCTTGAACAAGCGCGACCTCCGGGGATGGCGCGAACCGGCGGGGAGCATAGCAGAAGGCTCCGCGGCGCCCAATCGCAGCCTGCGATTCCAGAGGTCGCGGTTCCAGGCACTGCACCGTTGTCCGCGCGCGCCGACTGCCTCTACACTGAGCCTGGATCTTGTGGAGGGTGCATGAGTCTCGCATCCGGGCGCAGTGGTTCAAACGCTCGAAGCAGCACGCCGAGGTGCGATCTCGGGGTCACCGCGTTCCAGGATGCCCAGTGATCACGCCTGCGCCGGGCCGAGTGCGTGCGCGCCTCGTCGCCTGCACCGCCTTCGCCCTGGTCTCGTTCGCCTCCAATTCCGTGCTCTGCCGCATGGCGCTCGGAGCCTCCGAGGCCGATCCCGCCGCTTTCACCGGCGTTCGATTGCTTTCGGGAGCTCTCGCTCTCTGGTTGCTTGCTTCGACGCGACGGCAGAATCGGCGCACTGGGTCGCCATGGATCTCGGCGTTCCTGCTCTTCGCCTATGCGGCCGCCTTCTCTTTCGCCTATCTCGGCTTGAGCGTCGGGACGGGCGCCCTCGTCCTCTTCGGCTCCGTGCAGGCGACGATGCTCCTCGCCGCGCTCCGCTCCGGGGAGCGGCCGCATCCGTTGCAATGGGCAGGGCTCGTCCTCGCCCTCGCCGGGCTCGTGGTGCTGGTGTTCCCCGGCCTGCGGGCGCCGGCGCCGGGAGCTTCGGCGCTCATGGCCATCGCCGGGATTTCCTGGGGCATCTACTCGCTGCGCGGACGTGGCTCGAGCGCTCCTCTTGCCGACACGGCGAGGAATTTCCGCCTCACCTTGCCGTACGTCGCCCTGCTCGTGCTCCTCGGGCTCCGCTCGCTGCACGCTTCGCCCCGGGGTTTGGCTCTCGCCGTGCTGTCCGGGGCGATCGCCTCCGGTGTCGGCTACGTCGCCTGGTACGCGGCGCTCGCCGGACTCACGGCGACGCGAGCAGCCACGCTGCAGCTCACGGTACCGGTGCTCGCTGCCTGCGGCGGGGTCGTCTTGCTCGGCGAGTCGGTCGGCCTGCGTCTCCTGCTCGCCGGCGCCATGATCCTCGGCGGGGTCGGCCTCGCGGTCGGCTCGGGTCAGGCGCGAGAATCCGGAACACGCCGCGCCGCAAGGCGCGACTGAGTGTCGGATCCGCTTGGACGGTGAACGGGGCCACACGCTGGAAGTATTCGATCCGCTCCCTCTCCTGCAGGATGTGGGTGATGCCGTCTTCCTGCAGGTAGGTGTCGAACGCTCCCGCCCGCATGGCCTGGGCCGCTGCATGGTTCATCACCCCGTCCAAATTGGTGACGGGGAACGGATGCAGCAGGTAGCTCAGCTCCCCGGAGTCGAAGCTCCCGAAGCGAAGCGCCGCGCGCGGCGTCCGGTCTGCGACCAGCTGCGGCGCGTCGAGGTGGTTCAGCCGTTCCCGCAGCTCGGTGCCCGCAGCGAAGAGGTCGTGGCGCATGCCCTCGAAAGCTCCGTGCGTCAGGTAACGGAAAGTGCGCCAGCCGCACTGCGCGACGACGAGCATCAGGACGAGGGCAAGGAAACGCGGGTGGCGGTGCCCGTACGCCAGGAGTGGTGGAGCCGTGAGCGCGAGGAGCAGGAGCGCGGGTCCCGTCGAGTACCACACCTGAAATGCCCCGAGGCCGAACACGTAGGCGACGATGACGAGCACGACATAGCCGCCGGCGAACCAGCTCCAAAGGCCTGCTCCAACCGGCGCGACGCGGCGGACGAGCAGCCCGGCGAGCAGCCCCAAAGCCCCGAGGGCGATTTCGATCCCCGCGCCAGGGAGCGAGCCGATGTACCACAGGTCGTTGCGCCTCTCCACGAAGGTGAGGAGACAGAGCACGATCACTGCGACTTGGCTCGGCCGCCGCCAGCGGTCCCGGCGCCAGTGATTCCATGGCAATCGGAGCCCCACGAGCCAAAAGGTCAAGGGGATGAAGCCCCAGGTCCAGCCGAGCCGGTAGATCCAGAAGGCGAGGTTCCTGCTCGTCGCCTCCAGCCAAGCGAGCGATCCCGGCGGGCCCGAGATCTGTCGCATGCGGTAAGCGATGGCTACGCCGCTGTCCTGGGCAATGGAGCCGAAACGCAGGTAACAGACGACGAGCCAGGGCAAGACCAGGGCGAAAGCCACGAGTGCGGTGACGAAGGGCCCGGCAAGGCGCCGTCGCGGCGCACGAATCCGCTGCAGCACGAGGAGCTGGAATCCCAGGAGCAGGAACAGGAGCGAATCGGTGCGCGCCAGAACAGCGGCGGCGCCGAGGACACCATCGAGCATCCAAGCGGTCCCCTTGCGCTCCGCCTCCGGATCGGTGAACGGATCGTACCAGCGACAGGCCAGGACCAGGAGGAGAAGCGAGGAGAGGCCGGCATCGAGACCCGAGAGACCATGGGCAGTCCAGGCCGGATCGAGCGCGAGGAGAAGGAAGGTGAAGAGCGCGCCCGCGGACGCTGAAGAGGTGCGCGCCGCCGTACCCGGCGCCGGCGACCTCCAGAGGGCGCGCAGGACGAGCGCCACGGCGACGGCGTTCAGGACGAGGTGCAGCGCCAGCGTGCACGGCACGACGATCGACGGCTCCGTGCCCACGAGGCGCTGCAGCGCGATCTGCACCAGCATGTAGAGAGGATGGAAACCGTGGGTCGGGTTGCGCCCGTCCAGCGTGGGCCAAGCCCCGGTCTCCACGCTTCGCCGCGCCGCTTCGAGATAGTACGATGCATCGTCGGGAAGCAACGACAGCTGCACGCCCGGACCGACGAGCAGATAAGGCAGTCGCGCGGCGCAGAACGCGAGCAGGAGCAGCGCCTTCGCTTTCGGACCGGGAGGACCGGCCTCGAGGCCCAGGTTCCCGCCGTGCAGCACTGGCCAGACCTCCGGCCGGAACTCGCCTACGATAGTCGGGAGAGCCGCCTCGGGGCAACGAGCGAAGAGAGGAGTCCACCGTGTCTGGAGAGACGAGCCGCTGCGACTGGGCGGGGAGCGATCCGCTCTACATCACCTACCACGACACGGAGTGGGGCGTGCCGCTCCACGACGACCGCCTTCTCTTCGAGTTCCTCGTCCTCGAGGGGGCGCAAGCCGGGCTCAGCTGGCTCACGATCCTGCGCAAGCGCGACAACTACCGGCGTGCCTTCGCCGACTTCGTCCCGGAGAAGGTGGCGCGCTTCGACCAGCGCAAGATCGCGCGCTTGCTCGCCGACGCCGGCATCGTTCGCAACCGGCAGAAGATCGAGGCGGCGATCGCCAATGCTCGGGCCTATTTGAAGGTGCAGGAAGAGTTCGGCTCTTTCGACGCCTACAGCTGGCGCTTCGTGGAGGGCAAACCGATCCGAAACCGCTGGCGCCGCATGACGGAAATCCCTGCCAAGACCGAGGAGTCCGAAGTCATGAGCCGCGACCTCGTGCAACGCGGCTTCCGCTTCGTCGGCCCCACCATCTGCTACGCCCACATGCAGGCCACCGGCATGGTGAACGATCACCTGCTCGGCTGTTTCCGCCACGCCCAGGTGGCGGCCCTTACCGGCAGGCAACCGCGAAAGCGGCGCTCTTAGCCCGGACTATTCGCAAAGTTGAAGACCAAAAAGCCTCCAGGTGCTAAAAAGAGCTTGTCGAGAGCACCTTTCTGCACCGAGGAGGCTTTCTCTTGATTCACCTGGTCGCATCTCGGTAGAGCATCTTGAGGTCCGACCAATCGCGAGCCTCGACGTCCACCGGTGCACAAGGCTGCGGCACGGCGTTCGTGACCTGGATCATCCAACCGCCGGTGCTGCAGCAGTAAGGCGCGGTTCCATAGAGCAGCAACTCGGTGCCCGTGTCGACATACGCCCGGACCTCGGGTCCCCCGACCCCAGCCCATATGCCTGAGCAATCATCGCTGCAGTGCTCCAGCGCGAAGTTCGGCGTGGCGTCGTTGGTCGTCACCAGTCGGCCTTTCACCAACGGAGTCGGGTCGGGTCCGACGGTCGTGTACGCCTGGATATCGAAGCCATAGCCGTAAGGGTCGAACTCGCGCTGAAAGGCTTGAGAATCGCAGGGGGGACCGATGCTCTGAGTGCTGACGACGAAGTATCGGTAGCTCGTGTTCGGTGTCACTGTGTCGACGATCTGCAGGGACCGGGTGCCGAGCTGCCGGGGAATGCGCTGGACGAGCCCTAAGGAGCCGCACGGGTATACCGCCCGGCGGTAAACGTCAATGAACATGCAGTCCGGTACGCCCCCGGTATCGGTGATCGTGAGGTCGACCTGGACCGTGGCGGTGGCAAGGCCGGGTGCCGAATACGGGGTGAGCGTCAGGATGATGCTGCCGCGGGCGAACGCTGAGGTGGCGCAGGCCAGGACGCCCATCGCGACCCATAGAGTGACCTTCATGGTGAGCCTCCGGTGGCAGGCAGGCGAGCTTTGGACTCGCTCAGCCCCTTCCAATCCCTGCGGGATGGCAGGCTGGATAGAGACCGTATTCTAACATCAGAGCGTCCAAAAGCATCGCCGTCACCACAAGGCGATCCTGAACGCGATGAAGGCGCTCGTTAGGAGAGAGGAAAGTCGGCGGCGCCGGCACGGGGCAGAATCTGCACCGAGCGGATGCGCGTCGTGGTCACGCCGTTGGCGAACTCGAGGAAGAGACCCGGCGCGGCGAGGATGTCCGGGTAGATGACGCTGCCGCCCCAGGTGCAGCCGTTGATGCCGAGGACTGCTGGCACCGGACCCTGGCGCTCGAACCAACCACCCCAGACGAACCACGACTCGCTGCTGGCGCGGCTGATGGCGTAGGTGGAGTTCTTCGTGGTCACGAGCAACGAGTCGCCCCAGCCGAGCTCCGTCCGGCGCACCATGCCGAGCGTTCCTGGCCGCGCGGCGGTGCTTGCCCCTAGGGCCTCCAGAACCTGCAGCGCCGGCAGCCCGTGTTCCAGGATGGCGTTCAAGGTGCGGACGTGGATGGCGATGCGGAACTGACCTGACGAGTCCGGAGTGGCCACGAATCCTCCCGACAGGGGCGCTCGCATCCCGAATGTACTGGACCCCATCCCGGGGTCGCAACCAGGGTTTTCCCCTGGCCCCACATGGGGTGCGGTACCCCCCTGGATGCCTGTGGTAGACTGAGCCGCGTTCGTGCCCTGCTCCCGTCGCGCCCGGCGGGACGCAACCCTGCTCATCACGTCGAAGAACCCCATGTGCGGAATCTGCGGCATTTTCCACTATCGCCGGGGCGAAGACGTGTCGCGCCCGCTCGTCGAGGCCATGGCGGAGAGCCTCCGCCACCGGGGACCCGACGACGACGGCTTCCTGGTGCAAGGCGGCATCGGCCTGGGATTCCGTCGGCTGTCGATCATCGACCTCACCACCGGCCACCAGCCCATCCCGAACGAGGATGAGAGCCGCTGGGTCATCCTCAACGGTGAGATTTACAACTATCGCGATCTGCGCCGCCAGCTGGAAGGCGCTGGTCACCGTTTCCGCACCGTTTCCGACACCGAAACCATCGTCCACGGCCACGAGGAATGGGGCTCGGACGTCACCAACCACCTGAACGGCATCTTCGGCTTCGCCGTGTGGGACGGTACCTCGCGCTCCTTGCTCCTCGCCCGCGATCACCTGGGGGTGAAGCCGCTCTACTACCACGACGACGGCACGCGCCTCCTCTTCGGCTCCGAGATCAAGGCCATCCTGCAGGACGAACGCGTGCCGCGCGAGCTCGATCAGGAAGCCCTCGGCATCTTCCTCGCCCTCGGCTTCGTCCCCTCGCCGCGGACGCTCTTCAAGGGCATCCACAAGATCCCGCCGGGGCATCGCTTGCGCGTCGACGGCGGCGGGGCCCGTCTCGAGCGCTACTGGCGCACGACACCGCAGATCCGTGCGATCGCCGAGGCCGAGGCCATCGAGGAGTACGCCCACCGCTTCCGTCTCGCGGTCGAGCGCCAGATGGTGAGCGACGTTCCCGTGGCTTCTCTGCTCTCCGGCGGCGTCGACTCCGCCCTGGTGACCGCGGTCATGCGCCAGGTGTCGCCGTCTCCCATTTCCAGCTTCTCCGTCGGCTTCGAAGAGGAAGGCGACTGGAACGAGCTCGAGGAGGCGGCGGCGTCGGCTCGCTTTCTCGGCACGCAGCACCGGGATGTGCGCATCAGCTCGAAGCACTACGTGGACTTCTTCCCCGAGTCGCTGTGGCATCTCGAAGAGCCGGTGCTGTCGCAGAGCACCTTCGCTTTCTTCTTCCTCACCAAGCTGGCGCGCGAGAGCGTCAAGGTCGTGCTCACCGGCCAGGGGGCCGATGAACCGCTGGCGGGCTACGACCGCTATCGGGGCGAAAAGCTGGCGGGCAGCCTCGGCTGGCTGGCGGGGAGCCCGGTATCGCAACGCCTGGTAGCGGCGCTGCCGCGGGCCGAGAAGCTGCGCCGCGCCGCCCGCTCTCTCGGAGAACGCGATCCGGTGCAGCGCTTCGCCCGCATCCACGCGCTCTTCCCCCGCGACGAGGCCTTGCGGCTCCTCCGACCAGAGCTGGCCGCGGTCGTGCAACGCTTCGATCCCGTCGAGCCGCTGCGACGCTGGCAGCGCGACGTGGAGCACCTGGACGGGTTGTCGCAGCTCCTCTACATCGATACGCGGCTCTCGCTCCCGGACGACCTCCTCTTCTATGGCGACAAGCTCGCCATGGCCAACTCCCTCGAGGCGCGTGTTCCCATCCTGGACGTGGAGCTGGTGGAGTTCATGGAAACGCTGCCACCCAACCTCAAGCTCCGCGGTCTGACCGCGAAGTACGTACACAAGCAGGCCGCCCGGCGCTGGTTGCCGGAGAGCATCATCCACCGTCCGAAGAAGGGCTTCGCCACCCCCGTGGACACCTGGTTCCAGAGCGAGCTCGACGGCTTCGTGGTCGACACCCTCCTCGGCCGCGACTCGGCCTGCCGCGAGCACTTCGACCCGGCGGCGGTGGAAAAACTCCTGCAGGAACATCGCGAGCGCCGGCGGGATCACAGGCGGCGCATCTTCGCCCTCCTCAGCTTCGAGCTCTGGTACCGCCGCTTCCTGCGCTCCCCCGTGGCGGTGACATGAAAGTCGCCGTCTTCGGGCTCGGGTACGTAGGTTGCGTCTGCGCCGGCTGCTTCGCCCGCGCCGGTCACCGAGTCATCGGTGTGGACGTGAATCCCGTCAAGGTCGACATCCTGAACGCCGGGCAGAGCCCCATCGTCGAATCGGGCGTCGACGCTCTCCTCGCCGCCGGCAAGGCCGCCGGGCGCCTGCGCGCCACGACTTCGGCGCTGGAGGCGGTGCAGAACACGGAGGTCTCGCTCGTCTGCGTCGGCACACCGAGCCGGCGGAACGGCAGTCTGGACCTCGGGCACGTGCACAAGGTGGCCGAAGAGATCGGCGAGGCGCTGCGTTCGGTGTCCGCCTACCACGTGGTCGTGATCAGGAGCACCGTGATGCCCGGCACCGCCGCCACCGTGGCCGGGATCCTGGCCCGCGCCTCCGGGAAGCAGCCGGGGCAGGACTTCGGCGTGGTCGTCAACCCCGAGTTCATGCGCGAGGGCACGGCGATCGTCGACTTCCTGCAGCCGCCGCTCACCTTGATCGGGAGCGAGCACCCGGACGCGCTCGAGATCGTGGCGGGGCTCTATCATGACCTGGAGGCGCCGCTCGTGCGCACTGCCACGCCCGTCGCCGAGATGGTGAAGTACGTGAGCAACGCCTTCCATGCCACCAAGATCGCCTTCGCCAACGAGATCGGGAACATCTGCAAGGCCACTGGTATCGACAGCCACGCGGTGATGGAGATCTTCTGCCGGGACGAAAAGCTGAACATCTCCACCAAGTATCTGCTGCCGGGCTTCGCCTTCGGCGGTTCCTGCCTGCCCAAGGACGTGCGCGCCCTCGCCTTCCGGGCGCGGGAACTCGACGTGTCCGCGCCACTCCTGGAGAGCCTGCTCGCCTCGAACAGCCTGCAGGTGAAGCGCGCCGTCGATACGCTGCTGCGCTGGAAGTCGCGCCGCCTCGGCTTCCTCGGCCTCTCCTTCAAGGGGGGCACGGACGATCTGCGCGAGAGTCCCATCGTGGAAGTGGTGGAGACGATGATCGGCAAGGGCTACGACGTGCGCATCTACGACCCGAACGTGTCGCTCGCCCGGCTCTTCGGTGCCAACAAGGAGTACATCGAGAAGGAGATCCCGCACATCGACCGTCTCATGTGCAAGACACTGGACGAAGTCCTGCAACATGCCGAGGTGCTCGTGGTGGGGAACCGCAACGACGAGTTCCACCGCGCCTTGGAGACGCTGCGGCCAGGGCAGCGCCTGCTGGATCTGGTGCGACTCCAGGAGAACCTGCCGGACATCGATGGCTACGAGGGAATCTGCTGGTGAAGCTCCTTCTCCTCTACGTGCACGACTATTGGCTGAAACCGTTCGAGCGCTCGCTGCCGGAGGCACCAGAGGCCCCTGCGGGCGTCGAAACCGGACCTGCCGTCGTGGCCTTGATCCACGTCGAGGCGGAAGATCCGGAGCGCCAGGACAAGCTCGTCACCAAGGCCATCAAGAACATCAAGTGGCTGGCGGGCAAGTTCGAGACCCGCACCGTGGTGCTCCACTCCTTCGCCCATCTGGCGGCGACTCGGGCCGAGCCCGAACGGGCCGATGCCCTCCTCGGGGCCATGCGGGAGCGCCTGGCCGGCGCCGACTACGCCGTCCACACCACGCCCTTCGGCTGGTTCAACGAGTTCCGCCTGCACGTTGCCGGCCCATCTCTGGCCAAGGTCTTCGTCGAGCTCTGATTCCGAGCCATCGAAGCGAGCGATCTCGATCACTGCCGGGATGGGAACGGAACCTCGAACACGGACACGACGCGCGCGCCAGCGGATTCTCAGCGCCTACGAGCCAGTCCCACCCGCGCTTTGATCCATCCAACCAAGCTGTCCTGAAAACCAGGGACGTAGGTGGTCAACTCGAGGACCTCGCGGTCGTATCCCGTGCGCGACTCGAGGAGGCCATGGTTTCCATGCTCGAACACCTTGACGGTGGCGTCGCGGTTCCCGGCGTCGGCCAGAGCGCGGCGCAGGAGCACCGCGCTTTCTGCGCTGGGCACCGAACGATCCAGCGCGCCGAGCATGATGTAGACGGGCGTACGCACCTTGCGCCAATAAGGAATCGGGTCGTACTGCCACTCTGCTCTCAGCTTGTTCAGGAACGCGGCGCCCATACTGTCCGTGGGTGAAACCCGCGGCACCCAGAGCACGCGGGCCCAGGGAAACCAGGGCTCCTGGGACACTGCATCGACCTCGGCGCGGAGCGAGTCCCATGCGGGCGTGGTGATTTGGGGATGGCTGAGCACGAAATCGGTCACCCGTTGCCGAATGGCCACAGCCCTGGCGACGTCGGCCTCCGAGAATCCTTGCGAGCGCAAGTCGTTGCCGACCTCGTAGGCAATGTTGTCACCCACTTTGCGCGCCGATCCCGAGCGTACCGTGATGAACGCCACGCGACCCTCGGACCGAGCCGCCGCGAGAGGGGCGATATACCCGCCATTGCTCGTGCCATAGAAGCCGATCCGCTCGGGATCGATGTCGCTTCTCGTTTGGAGGTACCTGAGGCCTGCCAGCACGTCGTCCGCCAAGTCCTCGTACGTTGCCGTCCAAGCGTTCCCCGTCGAGGCGCCGCCACCGCGTTTGTCGAAGGCGAGCACCGCCAAGCCGTGGCCGGAGAAGTAGCTGGACCAATAGCCGAAATCTCGGGTGGGGATGGTACCCCCAGCGCCGTGGATCAGAATGACGGCGGGATGTCGCCCGGCCCCCTTGGGTACCGTCACGGTGCCGGCGAGTCGCACCGGCCCGTTCTGGAAGGTCACGTCCTCACTCACGTGATCATCGAGGCGCACGGCCTCGCGACGCGGTTCGCCGCGCTCCCACCAGGTGAGCGCGCGCACCTTGCCGCGAGCCTTCTCCCCCACCGGGGCGGCTGGCGTAGGAGCATCCAGGGAGACATCGGCGCGAATCGTGATGGGGTAATCGATTCGAAACGTCGGTCCGGTGAAGAACTCTGTCTCCGACAACCCATAGAGAATGCCGCCGCGACGCGTCTTCGAGTCGAAAAAGGCAAGCCAGCCGCCAGCCTCGTCCATCGGCCCCATGGAGAGGACGCGATCTTCGGCGATCCGGTAGTTGCCGGCGAGGCGACGCACCACCGTGGAGTCGTACGCCATGCGATGAATGAGGTGGAGTCTTCCCTGCTTCCCGCCGGCACGGAATTCGCCGTGCAGGGAATCCCGTTCCGCCTGGCCGTCGAAGCGTGCTGTGTCGCTGCCGAAGGCGAAGCCGAAAGAGAGCGACGTCGGCGCCAGTCGAACCTCGGAAAGCTCCACGCCCCACGCGTTGTCTGCGGGAAGATCGGCACTGCCGTTCAACGCGGGCGCCGCGTAGGTGAATTGCACGCGGAGGAACGTCGTCGTATCGCCGAGCGCGAACTGACCGACCCAGTCCCCGCTACACAATG
This portion of the Candidatus Krumholzibacteriia bacterium genome encodes:
- a CDS encoding nucleotide sugar dehydrogenase, with amino-acid sequence MKVAVFGLGYVGCVCAGCFARAGHRVIGVDVNPVKVDILNAGQSPIVESGVDALLAAGKAAGRLRATTSALEAVQNTEVSLVCVGTPSRRNGSLDLGHVHKVAEEIGEALRSVSAYHVVVIRSTVMPGTAATVAGILARASGKQPGQDFGVVVNPEFMREGTAIVDFLQPPLTLIGSEHPDALEIVAGLYHDLEAPLVRTATPVAEMVKYVSNAFHATKIAFANEIGNICKATGIDSHAVMEIFCRDEKLNISTKYLLPGFAFGGSCLPKDVRALAFRARELDVSAPLLESLLASNSLQVKRAVDTLLRWKSRRLGFLGLSFKGGTDDLRESPIVEVVETMIGKGYDVRIYDPNVSLARLFGANKEYIEKEIPHIDRLMCKTLDEVLQHAEVLVVGNRNDEFHRALETLRPGQRLLDLVRLQENLPDIDGYEGICW
- a CDS encoding threonyl-tRNA synthetase editing domain-containing protein, with the protein product MKLLLLYVHDYWLKPFERSLPEAPEAPAGVETGPAVVALIHVEAEDPERQDKLVTKAIKNIKWLAGKFETRTVVLHSFAHLAATRAEPERADALLGAMRERLAGADYAVHTTPFGWFNEFRLHVAGPSLAKVFVEL
- a CDS encoding alpha/beta fold hydrolase, translated to MTVWPWVVSLVMIATFGATNASAGTEPAATPESLCSGDWVGQFALGDTTTFLRVQFTYAAPALNGSADLPADNAWGVELSEVRLAPTSLSFGFAFGSDTARFDGQAERDSLHGEFRAGGKQGRLHLIHRMAYDSTVVRRLAGNYRIAEDRVLSMGPMDEAGGWLAFFDSKTRRGGILYGLSETEFFTGPTFRIDYPITIRADVSLDAPTPAAPVGEKARGKVRALTWWERGEPRREAVRLDDHVSEDVTFQNGPVRLAGTVTVPKGAGRHPAVILIHGAGGTIPTRDFGYWSSYFSGHGLAVLAFDKRGGGASTGNAWTATYEDLADDVLAGLRYLQTRSDIDPERIGFYGTSNGGYIAPLAAARSEGRVAFITVRSGSARKVGDNIAYEVGNDLRSQGFSEADVARAVAIRQRVTDFVLSHPQITTPAWDSLRAEVDAVSQEPWFPWARVLWVPRVSPTDSMGAAFLNKLRAEWQYDPIPYWRKVRTPVYIMLGALDRSVPSAESAVLLRRALADAGNRDATVKVFEHGNHGLLESRTGYDREVLELTTYVPGFQDSLVGWIKARVGLARRR